One Cydia amplana chromosome 18, ilCydAmpl1.1, whole genome shotgun sequence DNA segment encodes these proteins:
- the LOC134656465 gene encoding probable ribosome biogenesis protein RLP24, which translates to MRIETCYFCSSRIYPGHGIQFVRNDCKIFRFCRSKCHAAFKKKKNPRKTKWTKAYRKTAGKELAIDPSFEFEKRRHAPVKYNRELWTKTIEAMKKVEEIRQKRSNNYIMQRLRKGREVEWQRDVREVQRDISLIRSPAAGLKQRQAEEETEMEVEPETIEVVDAKGRKQIIEAPVMVPAVGEMIQDGGNIEL; encoded by the exons ATGCGTATAGAAACGTGTTATTTCTGCTCCTCCAGGATATATCCTGGTCATGGGATCCAATTCGTGAGAAACGATTGCAAG ATTTTCAGATTCTGCCGTTCAAAATGCCACGCAGCGTTCAAAAAGAAGAAGAACCCGCGTAAAACCAAATGGACCAAAGCTTACCGTAAGACCGCTGGCAAGGAATTGGCTATTGACCCATCGTTTGAGTTCGAAAAGCGTCGTCACGCACCCGTCAAGTACAACAGGGAGTTATGGACAAAGACCATAGAAGCCATGAAGAAGGTTGAGGAGATTAGGCAGAAGCGGTCCAACAACTACATCATGCAGAGGCTGAGGAAAGGACGCGAGGTTGAGTGGCAGCGGGATGTTAGAGAAGTGCAGAGGGATATCTCACTTATCAG ATCACCAGCAGCAGGCCTCAAACAGCGACAAGCTGAAGAAGAGACCGAAATGGAAGTGGAACCGGAAACAATTGAAGTTGTTGACGCTAAGGGCCGCAAACAAATCATCGAGGCCCCAGTTATGGTGCCCGCTGTGGGAGAAATGATCCAAGATGGAGGCAACATTGAACTATAA